A single Halarcobacter anaerophilus DNA region contains:
- a CDS encoding response regulator transcription factor: MDQNKYPYTILFIDDEDIIRENYLSYLKLLFKEVYSAKDSYEGYKIYNDKKPDIMIVDIKLPHISGLELVKKIREKDFQTKVIMLTAHSDKNYLLEATELKLSQYLIKPVTRAQLQKTLQKTIDELLLYSVEPLKIIDLSNNYYWDIKKEKLMYFSTEVYLTTKEKEFISLLSSSLDRVFTYDEIIENIWSCDENVSIESIKTLVKKIRKKLPFEAIENVFSQGYKLKQRN; encoded by the coding sequence ATGGATCAAAATAAATACCCTTATACTATTTTATTTATTGATGATGAAGATATAATAAGAGAGAACTATTTATCATATTTGAAACTTTTATTTAAAGAGGTATATTCGGCAAAAGACTCTTATGAAGGATATAAAATTTATAATGATAAGAAACCCGATATTATGATTGTAGATATAAAACTACCTCATATAAGCGGCTTAGAATTAGTTAAAAAAATCAGAGAAAAAGATTTCCAAACAAAAGTTATTATGCTTACTGCCCATAGTGATAAAAACTATTTGTTGGAAGCTACTGAACTAAAACTATCTCAATATTTAATCAAACCCGTTACAAGAGCACAACTGCAAAAAACACTACAAAAAACAATAGATGAACTACTGCTTTATTCTGTGGAACCCCTTAAAATAATCGATTTATCAAATAACTATTATTGGGATATAAAAAAAGAGAAACTAATGTATTTTAGTACAGAAGTCTATCTTACAACAAAAGAAAAAGAGTTTATCTCTTTATTATCATCCTCTTTAGACAGAGTTTTTACTTATGATGAAATTATAGAAAATATTTGGAGTTGCGATGAAAATGTTTCCATAGAAAGTATTAAAACTTTAGTAAAAAAAATCAGAAAGAAACTGCCCTTTGAAGCCATTGAAAATGTATTCTCGCAAGGTTATAAATTAAAACAAAGAAATTAG
- a CDS encoding ATP-binding protein encodes MRVLFLVLFFYIYGFSNNLNLTLSKDESKYLSSLNKIKVCVSSQWIKDKEIKSMTKEYLNLFFKKIDLPFSIIKIDTKKEIYDSIKNKRCDIVAFIQRSVESEQFLKHTSPYLSESLVLLQKASNKENPLDIFSINKPFAIIKNHFTEDVLQENIAKLNITKLDSISEAFDRINKNEIFGLIDTQSIISHNVKKRNFQYLSTSKELPFKIKYSLGVDKNNEILFSIIQKVILSISPKDIENIYNKYNTKKSNKDYKLLIQFLFFSLALVAIFFYFNLYLKEENKKRLKKQVLLLRQNRFAQMGEMIENIAHQWKQPLAQINSSVLMIDIRCTQLDIDDENIANKLNEIETMTTYMGNVINDFQNFFNPKKERVIIDINEVVIQSFNIVKSHFILHKIEFNHKIKSDLMIETFVRELEHVIVIILNNAKDALIKNSIKNPGVKIEIIEKEQTVLLNICDNALGIDPKLTETIFEPYFTTKDKSQGVGLGLYMAKSITEEVLNGKLRAFNHKDGATFQIELPKGNKDGSK; translated from the coding sequence ATGAGAGTTCTATTTTTAGTTTTATTCTTTTATATATACGGTTTTTCAAATAATTTAAATCTCACTCTATCAAAAGATGAGTCAAAGTACCTCAGCTCTTTAAATAAAATAAAAGTGTGTGTTAGTTCCCAATGGATTAAAGATAAAGAAATAAAAAGTATGACAAAAGAGTATCTAAATCTTTTTTTTAAAAAAATAGATTTGCCTTTTAGCATAATAAAAATAGATACCAAAAAAGAGATCTACGATAGTATAAAAAACAAAAGATGTGATATAGTGGCTTTTATTCAAAGAAGTGTTGAGTCCGAACAATTTTTAAAACATACTTCTCCTTACTTATCTGAATCTTTAGTTCTTTTACAAAAAGCTTCTAACAAGGAAAATCCTTTGGATATTTTCTCTATTAATAAACCCTTTGCCATTATTAAAAATCATTTTACGGAAGATGTCTTACAAGAGAATATCGCAAAGCTAAATATCACGAAACTTGACTCTATCTCCGAAGCTTTTGATAGAATCAATAAAAATGAGATATTTGGATTAATAGATACCCAAAGTATTATTTCACATAATGTAAAAAAAAGAAACTTCCAATACCTAAGTACAAGTAAAGAGCTTCCTTTTAAAATTAAGTATTCCCTTGGGGTAGATAAAAACAATGAAATACTGTTTTCTATCATTCAAAAAGTTATTTTATCTATCAGTCCAAAAGACATTGAAAATATTTACAATAAATATAATACTAAAAAGAGTAATAAAGATTATAAACTTCTAATTCAATTTTTATTTTTCTCTCTTGCTTTAGTTGCTATTTTTTTCTATTTTAATCTATATTTAAAAGAGGAAAATAAAAAGAGATTAAAAAAGCAAGTTTTATTATTACGTCAAAATCGTTTTGCCCAAATGGGAGAGATGATTGAAAATATTGCCCATCAATGGAAACAGCCCTTGGCACAAATTAACTCAAGCGTTTTAATGATTGATATTCGATGTACCCAATTAGATATTGATGATGAAAATATAGCTAATAAACTTAATGAAATAGAGACTATGACAACTTATATGGGAAATGTAATTAATGATTTTCAAAACTTTTTCAATCCCAAAAAAGAGAGAGTGATAATAGATATAAATGAAGTTGTTATCCAATCTTTCAACATCGTAAAAAGTCACTTTATTTTACATAAAATTGAATTCAACCATAAAATAAAATCTGATCTGATGATTGAAACTTTTGTAAGAGAATTAGAGCATGTTATTGTGATTATTTTAAATAATGCAAAAGATGCACTTATTAAAAATAGTATAAAAAATCCCGGCGTAAAAATAGAAATAATAGAAAAAGAGCAAACCGTTCTTTTAAATATATGTGACAATGCCTTGGGAATTGATCCAAAATTGACAGAAACTATTTTTGAGCCCTATTTTACTACAAAAGATAAATCACAAGGTGTTGGATTAGGCTTATATATGGCAAAATCTATAACCGAAGAAGTTTTAAATGGAAAACTAAGAGCTTTTAATCATAAAGATGGAGCTACTTTTCAGATTGAACTGCCCAAAGGAAATAAAGATGGATCAAAATAA
- a CDS encoding sensor domain-containing diguanylate cyclase, with amino-acid sequence MVKLNFNAKKKISLKTTVLSIFFLITIIMGIIFIIQILYFAKKLSYESINIKLEGLSSDINRSIKSMDKINENIILLLNNISEPSLKLYKDILENNSNLYAVYSGFKNNGFYELINLDIHNTLRDLYNAKVTDKWLFIRIDSKDSALKKIVLLNKDLEETKSYFEKTDYKSNTRPWYKKALVSNNIIKTDPYKFSNIPSKGITYAKRVAKSSTVVGIDVLIYDIRKLFEKHIKNSYSNAFLLDKNMNIISSLKKSEKLEKFLSEIENKESLFKPTTVNIDGIKYVVQINTVNKNEYLAFFSQYEQLISFYKKQTYEIMIIFLLSILFLIPLVIYSSRIIVKPIDILTKQSRKVEKREFKDIKIVETSVLEVAELSNSMYEMSQAIHSYQHSLEKKVIERTKQLKKKNEELLKLSITDKLTSLYNRVKIDKVLKEQYELAKRYNTPFSLILMDIDFFKKVNDNYGHKIGDDVLIETSKVLKKTIRKTDILGRWGGEEFMVITPHTTQDGAVSLAKELNKAVANHQYSTYEKRVTISLGVCSFEEKFDIDKMTIKADEALYRAKENGRNRVEVYS; translated from the coding sequence ATGGTAAAATTGAATTTTAATGCAAAGAAAAAGATATCTCTTAAAACAACCGTTCTCTCCATTTTCTTTTTAATTACAATTATTATGGGGATTATCTTTATTATCCAGATTTTATATTTTGCAAAAAAACTCTCTTATGAAAGTATTAATATAAAACTTGAAGGTCTAAGCAGTGATATAAATAGATCTATAAAAAGTATGGATAAAATCAATGAAAATATAATACTTTTACTAAATAATATAAGTGAACCTAGTTTAAAACTTTATAAAGATATTTTAGAGAATAACTCAAATTTATATGCAGTATATTCAGGTTTTAAAAATAACGGTTTTTATGAATTGATTAATTTAGATATACATAATACCCTAAGAGATCTCTATAATGCAAAAGTCACTGATAAATGGCTTTTTATAAGAATTGATTCTAAAGACTCTGCCTTAAAAAAAATTGTTCTGCTTAACAAAGATTTAGAAGAGACAAAAAGTTATTTTGAAAAAACAGATTATAAATCAAATACTAGACCTTGGTATAAAAAAGCACTGGTAAGTAACAATATTATCAAAACTGATCCCTATAAATTCTCTAATATTCCATCAAAGGGGATAACTTATGCAAAAAGAGTTGCAAAGAGCAGTACAGTTGTAGGAATAGATGTACTTATCTATGATATACGCAAGCTTTTTGAAAAACATATTAAAAACAGTTACAGCAATGCATTTTTACTTGATAAGAATATGAACATCATATCTTCTTTAAAAAAAAGTGAAAAATTAGAAAAGTTTTTATCAGAAATTGAAAACAAAGAGAGTCTTTTTAAGCCTACAACTGTAAATATAGACGGGATAAAATATGTAGTTCAAATAAATACTGTTAACAAAAATGAATATTTAGCTTTCTTTTCCCAATATGAGCAGTTAATCTCTTTTTATAAAAAACAGACATATGAAATAATGATAATTTTTTTATTAAGTATTCTCTTCTTAATTCCTTTGGTAATCTACTCATCAAGAATTATTGTTAAACCTATTGATATTCTTACAAAACAAAGTAGAAAAGTAGAGAAAAGAGAGTTTAAAGATATAAAAATAGTCGAAACATCGGTACTGGAAGTAGCAGAGCTCTCAAATTCAATGTATGAAATGTCCCAAGCTATACACTCTTACCAACACTCGCTAGAAAAGAAAGTAATAGAGAGAACAAAACAGTTAAAGAAAAAAAATGAAGAACTTTTAAAACTTTCAATTACCGATAAATTAACAAGCTTATATAATAGAGTTAAAATAGATAAGGTTTTAAAAGAGCAATATGAATTGGCAAAAAGGTACAATACGCCTTTTTCTCTAATTTTAATGGATATTGATTTTTTTAAAAAAGTAAATGATAACTATGGACATAAAATCGGCGATGATGTTTTAATTGAAACTTCAAAAGTTTTAAAAAAGACTATAAGAAAGACTGATATTTTAGGAAGATGGGGAGGAGAAGAGTTTATGGTAATAACTCCCCATACAACTCAAGACGGTGCTGTATCATTAGCAAAAGAGTTAAATAAAGCAGTAGCAAACCATCAATACAGCACTTATGAAAAAAGAGTTACTATTAGTTTGGGTGTTTGCAGTTTCGAAGAAAAATTTGATATAGATAAAATGACCATCAAAGCAGATGAAGCACTCTATAGGGCAAAAGAAAACGGAAGAAATAGAGTGGAAGTTTATAGTTAA
- a CDS encoding IS256 family transposase yields the protein MKKETEFDFNEAVQQLLAGKKISGKDGVLAPLVKQLVEAALEAEVESHIKDDVLSGNKNRKNGKTSKTIKSTDGTFELNTPRDRAGSFEPQLVKKNQTTISNEIEERIISMYGLGLSYRDIIKHIEEIYRVELSTATISAITDKIIDKVKAWQSRPLETIYPFVWLDAIHYKIKDGGKYVSKAVYTVLGLRLDGKKEILGLYLSESEGANFWLSVLSDLNNRGLQDILIASVDGLKGFPEAIKTIFPKTEVQLCIIHQIRNSMKYVASKNHKEFMKDLKPVYQAVSKEIAEDELLKLDEKWGKKYPIVLQSWHNKWENLSVYFKYPPEIRKVIYTTNIIESVHRQFRKLTKTKGAFPNENSLLKLLYMGIQNASEKWTMPVRNWNLTLSQLAIFFEGRLDDFLEV from the coding sequence AGAAACAGAGTTTGATTTTAATGAAGCAGTTCAACAACTTTTAGCTGGTAAAAAAATAAGTGGGAAAGATGGTGTACTTGCTCCCTTAGTAAAACAATTAGTGGAAGCTGCATTAGAAGCAGAAGTAGAATCTCATATAAAAGATGATGTATTATCAGGAAATAAGAATAGGAAAAATGGTAAAACATCTAAAACAATAAAATCAACAGATGGAACATTTGAACTAAATACACCAAGAGATAGAGCAGGATCTTTTGAACCACAACTAGTAAAGAAAAATCAAACAACAATTTCAAATGAAATAGAAGAAAGAATAATTTCAATGTATGGCTTAGGATTAAGCTATAGAGATATAATTAAACATATTGAAGAGATATATAGAGTAGAATTATCAACTGCAACAATAAGTGCAATTACGGATAAGATTATTGATAAAGTAAAAGCATGGCAAAGTAGACCATTAGAAACAATTTATCCTTTTGTATGGTTAGATGCAATCCATTATAAAATCAAGGATGGTGGTAAATATGTGTCAAAAGCAGTTTATACTGTTTTAGGACTTCGTTTAGATGGTAAAAAAGAGATACTTGGACTTTATCTAAGTGAGAGTGAAGGTGCAAACTTCTGGCTTAGTGTTTTAAGTGATTTAAACAACAGAGGATTGCAAGATATACTTATTGCAAGTGTAGATGGTTTAAAAGGCTTCCCTGAAGCAATAAAAACAATATTTCCAAAAACAGAAGTACAACTATGTATTATTCATCAAATTAGAAATTCAATGAAATATGTTGCTTCTAAAAACCATAAAGAATTTATGAAAGATTTAAAACCTGTTTATCAAGCAGTATCAAAAGAGATAGCAGAAGACGAACTTCTAAAACTTGATGAGAAATGGGGTAAAAAATATCCTATTGTACTTCAATCTTGGCATAATAAATGGGAAAATCTATCTGTTTATTTTAAGTATCCACCTGAAATTAGAAAAGTGATTTATACGACCAATATTATTGAGTCTGTTCATAGACAATTTAGGAAACTAACAAAAACAAAAGGAGCATTTCCAAATGAAAATTCTTTATTAAAATTATTATATATGGGGATACAAAATGCAAGTGAAAAATGGACAATGCCAGTTAGAAACTGGAATCTAACTCTCTCTCAGTTAGCAATATTTTTCGAGGGAAGGTTAGATGATTTTTTAGAGGTGTAA